A single window of Synechococcus sp. C9 DNA harbors:
- the rpsU gene encoding 30S ribosomal protein S21, whose protein sequence is MTQVVLGENENIESALRRFKRQVSKAGILATVKHRQYFETPQEKRKRKAKNARRKRRYR, encoded by the coding sequence ATGACGCAAGTGGTTCTCGGCGAAAACGAAAATATTGAGTCCGCTCTGCGCCGGTTCAAGCGGCAAGTCTCAAAGGCAGGGATTTTGGCGACCGTCAAGCACCGGCAATATTTTGAAACCCCCCAGGAAAAGCGCAAACGCAAGGCGAAAAATGCCCGCCGCAAGCGTCGTTACCGTTGA
- a CDS encoding Uma2 family endonuclease, which yields MIATPQPQWMSVTQYLEWEAKQQIRHEYLNGQVYAMTGGTIPHNDIALNLATALKTFLKGTTCKVQMADVKVIISEQGPFFYPDVIVSCDAIDRQARDGMRSPKLIVEVLSPTTAGFDYGQKFRYYRRIPSLQEYVLIDSENVSVDCYRRSDHQWQLTSYPESGDKVHLVSIDFQCSLSLLYENVEI from the coding sequence ATGATCGCCACCCCCCAACCCCAGTGGATGTCAGTCACCCAATACCTAGAGTGGGAAGCCAAGCAACAAATCCGTCATGAATACCTAAACGGGCAGGTTTATGCCATGACAGGTGGAACAATTCCCCACAATGATATTGCCCTCAACCTAGCTACTGCCCTCAAAACATTTCTTAAAGGTACAACTTGCAAGGTGCAAATGGCGGATGTAAAGGTGATTATTTCAGAGCAAGGACCATTCTTTTATCCTGATGTGATCGTGAGTTGTGATGCAATAGACCGTCAAGCTAGGGATGGAATGAGATCGCCTAAATTAATTGTGGAGGTGCTGTCACCCACTACAGCAGGTTTTGATTATGGGCAAAAGTTTCGCTATTATCGACGCATTCCTAGCTTGCAAGAATATGTTTTAATTGATTCTGAGAATGTCAGTGTAGATTGCTATCGAAGGAGCGATCATCAATGGCAATTAACCAGCTATCCTGAAAGTGGGGATAAAGTGCATTTAGTCAGTATTGATTTTCAATGTTCTCTATCTTTGTTATACGAAAATGTAGAGATTTAA
- a CDS encoding DUF29 domain-containing protein — protein sequence MQPQVKVNSKSLYDTDYQLWIDHTVAQLKSGDFSEVDVENLIEEVESLGRSDKRAILSYLIRLCEHFLKLQYWETERKNCFRGWKLEIINFRLQIRLILKDSPSLKSHLHKNFEFAYQNARQLFLNASELDAKVIPEEPGCTLEQALNEDWLPWQPE from the coding sequence ATGCAACCTCAAGTTAAAGTGAACTCCAAATCCCTATACGATACCGACTATCAACTGTGGATTGATCACACCGTTGCTCAGCTAAAATCAGGCGATTTCAGCGAAGTGGATGTGGAGAATTTAATCGAGGAGGTTGAAAGTTTGGGCAGGAGTGATAAGCGGGCTATTTTGAGCTATTTGATACGATTATGCGAACATTTTTTGAAGCTACAGTACTGGGAAACCGAACGCAAAAATTGTTTTCGAGGCTGGAAACTTGAGATTATTAACTTTCGCTTACAAATTCGATTGATTCTCAAAGATAGCCCTAGCTTAAAAAGCCATCTTCATAAGAACTTTGAATTTGCCTATCAGAATGCTAGACAACTATTTCTTAATGCGAGTGAATTAGATGCCAAAGTAATTCCTGAAGAACCTGGCTGTACCCTAGAACAAGCTCTGAATGAAGACTGGCTTCCGTGGCAACCGGAATAA
- a CDS encoding NADAR family protein, with amino-acid sequence MTIYFYQVEQPYGYFSNFSPHPITLDGHRWPTVEHYYQAQKFVGTPRADLVDTIRQVPSPVLAAKIGRDPRHPKRPDWEQVKQDVMLKAVRCKFNSYPELAQLLLQTGTEELVENSPIDTYWGCGPNGTGCNHLGKILMQVRQELAARRESHSVA; translated from the coding sequence ATGACCATTTATTTCTATCAAGTGGAACAGCCCTACGGCTATTTTTCTAATTTTTCTCCCCACCCAATCACCCTGGATGGGCACCGCTGGCCGACGGTAGAACATTATTACCAAGCCCAGAAATTTGTCGGTACGCCCCGGGCGGATTTGGTGGACACCATTCGCCAAGTCCCTAGCCCCGTATTGGCGGCAAAAATTGGCCGTGACCCCCGCCACCCCAAACGCCCCGATTGGGAACAAGTGAAGCAAGATGTAATGCTTAAAGCTGTACGTTGTAAATTTAATTCTTATCCTGAATTGGCGCAATTACTCCTACAAACGGGAACCGAGGAATTGGTGGAAAATTCGCCGATTGATACCTACTGGGGCTGTGGTCCCAACGGCACGGGGTGCAACCATCTGGGCAAAATTCTTATGCAGGTGCGGCAGGAGTTGGCGGCTCGGCGGGAGTCTCATTCAGTCGCTTGA
- a CDS encoding glycosyltransferase family 2 protein: protein MFFSVIIPTYNRQPILAKALYALEQQDWSQPYEVIVVDDGSTDDTLAWLSAHRSQLPHVRWLEQSHQGPAAARNLGIAQAQGDTIVFIDSDLVVTPIFLRAHAQKLQASYERWGHQKCFTYGRVVNTANFDNPTSEPFKITDRSRAFFATGNVAIAKSWLELTGGFDPDFQFYGWEDLELGVRLKKLGLTLIPCPEAVGYHWHPPFELKHIPSLIDKEIQRGKMGVLFYRKHPTWEVRLMIQMTWLHRILWGILSLGGLLNERTLAPVMQMLIDRGQSQWAWELSRIFLNWYNVQAVYAAYREWQLADQP, encoded by the coding sequence GTGTTTTTCAGCGTCATTATTCCCACCTACAACCGCCAACCCATTTTGGCGAAGGCGCTCTATGCCCTAGAACAGCAGGATTGGTCTCAGCCCTATGAGGTGATTGTGGTGGATGATGGCTCTACCGACGATACCTTGGCGTGGTTGTCAGCGCATCGTTCCCAGCTTCCCCACGTGCGTTGGTTGGAACAGTCCCATCAGGGACCCGCCGCCGCTCGCAATTTGGGGATTGCCCAGGCACAAGGGGATACCATCGTATTTATTGACAGCGATTTAGTCGTCACGCCAATCTTTCTGCGTGCCCATGCCCAAAAACTCCAGGCATCCTATGAACGATGGGGGCACCAAAAATGTTTTACCTACGGGCGGGTGGTGAATACGGCGAACTTTGACAACCCCACCAGTGAACCATTCAAAATTACTGACCGGTCTCGGGCATTTTTCGCCACGGGTAATGTGGCAATTGCCAAATCTTGGCTGGAACTCACCGGCGGCTTTGACCCGGATTTTCAATTTTATGGTTGGGAAGATTTGGAATTAGGGGTGCGATTGAAAAAGTTAGGATTGACCCTGATTCCCTGCCCGGAAGCGGTGGGTTATCACTGGCATCCCCCCTTTGAACTTAAACACATTCCCAGTTTAATTGATAAGGAAATTCAACGGGGCAAAATGGGCGTTTTATTCTACCGCAAACATCCCACCTGGGAAGTGCGTTTGATGATCCAAATGACCTGGTTGCACCGCATTTTATGGGGCATTTTATCCCTAGGTGGATTGCTGAATGAACGCACCCTTGCCCCTGTGATGCAAATGCTGATTGACCGGGGACAATCCCAATGGGCTTGGGAACTTTCTCGGATTTTTTTGAATTGGTACAATGTGCAAGCAGTGTATGCGGCGTACCGGGAATGGCAACTGGCTGACCAACCATGA
- a CDS encoding ATP-dependent Zn protease, with the protein MTERQVNLIAITLFTFTFGALLTPLIPGATGFLAGGVLLLLGLATADAWAWQSQGLTLLLGWWPTPDERVVYHEAGHFLVAHLLGIPISDYTLSAWSSWRRGYPPSEAGVRFGAIPPALLPRCPVLWLAGIAAEELVYGQVQGGATDWQQASLLLTAFPPAERAWRLRAAQREARQLLQQHWSAYLALVTAMRQKQSVADCLKRLNETPAEPPTPAAPA; encoded by the coding sequence ATGACCGAACGGCAGGTGAATTTGATTGCCATTACCCTATTTACATTCACGTTTGGTGCTTTATTGACCCCCTTGATCCCTGGGGCAACGGGGTTCCTCGCTGGGGGGGTTTTGCTCCTGTTGGGCTTGGCAACGGCGGATGCGTGGGCCTGGCAATCCCAAGGTTTGACCCTACTCTTGGGTTGGTGGCCGACCCCTGACGAACGGGTGGTGTACCACGAAGCGGGGCATTTTTTGGTCGCACACCTGCTGGGAATTCCCATCAGCGATTACACCCTATCGGCCTGGAGCAGTTGGCGGCGGGGTTATCCCCCTTCCGAAGCGGGGGTGCGGTTTGGGGCGATTCCACCGGCACTTCTGCCTCGCTGTCCGGTGCTGTGGCTGGCGGGGATTGCCGCTGAGGAATTAGTCTATGGTCAAGTGCAGGGGGGGGCAACCGATTGGCAACAGGCCAGTTTGTTGCTCACAGCTTTTCCCCCGGCAGAACGGGCATGGCGTCTGCGAGCCGCCCAACGGGAAGCCCGGCAGTTACTCCAACAGCATTGGTCAGCCTATTTGGCACTGGTAACGGCAATGCGCCAAAAACAGTCGGTGGCAGATTGTCTCAAGCGACTGAATGAGACTCCCGCCGAGCCGCCAACTCCTGCCGCACCTGCATAA
- a CDS encoding glycosyltransferase family 61 protein: MSNSFSVIPVRQLTNQIYQNLWRPLRRLGMQTALNLWGQIPANNYWESAQHYYEYASQKETPGLGYEVLIPAHQERITPPWTVTGEIPPTFQQTEFHIPAAFCYQIPHARVASPYGDVIAPDGKLIDDHNQESGRRPHERSVCTLKFLPAQETNRTIGVIAGVKGGSNYYHFLVDVLPRIYLLKCSRFWSEIDLIYANKFLPGLQKLKPLLSLADLGEKAIFWADAYSHLRGQSVVATSLTGLPGMSYFKPHWVFEFLRSTYLSQGKCPDMPRTKLYISRARAGFRRVLNEAEILDYLIPLGYQPVWLEDLSFAEQVGLFQQAEQIIAPHGAGLANLIWCQPGAKVIEFFSPQYLPECYWVIAKQIGLSYGYLVGKNQPDMLSASDVRKHHIWVDMSELAQGIDWLAS, encoded by the coding sequence ATGTCGAATAGTTTTTCAGTAATTCCCGTGCGGCAATTAACCAATCAAATCTATCAGAATCTATGGCGACCTTTGCGGCGATTGGGTATGCAAACTGCCCTGAATTTATGGGGACAAATCCCTGCTAATAACTACTGGGAATCGGCGCAACATTACTACGAATATGCCAGCCAAAAAGAGACACCAGGTTTGGGGTATGAAGTATTGATTCCCGCCCATCAGGAAAGGATTACACCTCCCTGGACTGTCACGGGCGAGATACCACCGACCTTTCAGCAAACGGAATTTCATATCCCAGCGGCTTTTTGTTACCAAATTCCCCATGCCCGAGTTGCCAGTCCTTATGGAGATGTGATTGCCCCCGATGGAAAATTGATTGATGACCATAACCAGGAATCTGGGCGGCGACCTCACGAGCGTTCCGTGTGTACGTTAAAATTCCTTCCTGCCCAAGAAACCAATCGCACAATTGGGGTGATCGCCGGGGTCAAAGGTGGCTCAAATTATTATCATTTTTTGGTGGATGTATTGCCCCGCATTTATCTGCTAAAGTGCTCTCGGTTCTGGTCAGAAATTGACTTGATTTATGCCAATAAATTTCTACCGGGATTACAGAAACTCAAACCACTTTTAAGCCTGGCGGATTTAGGAGAAAAAGCTATCTTTTGGGCGGATGCCTATAGTCATCTGCGGGGTCAATCCGTCGTCGCCACATCCTTAACGGGTTTGCCGGGGATGTCTTATTTTAAGCCCCATTGGGTTTTTGAATTTTTACGCTCGACTTATTTATCCCAAGGGAAGTGTCCAGATATGCCCCGGACGAAGCTCTATATTAGTCGTGCCCGGGCAGGTTTTCGTCGGGTATTGAATGAAGCAGAAATCTTGGATTATTTAATCCCCTTGGGTTATCAACCGGTGTGGTTAGAGGATTTAAGTTTTGCAGAACAGGTGGGTTTATTTCAGCAGGCGGAACAGATCATTGCACCGCACGGGGCAGGATTGGCAAATTTAATCTGGTGTCAACCTGGGGCTAAAGTTATTGAGTTTTTTTCACCCCAGTATTTGCCAGAATGTTATTGGGTGATTGCGAAACAAATTGGTTTATCCTATGGGTATTTGGTGGGGAAAAATCAGCCGGATATGCTATCTGCGTCAGATGTGCGAAAACATCATATTTGGGTTGATATGTCGGAGTTGGCGCAAGGCATAGACTGGCTGGCTTCTTAG
- the cobN gene encoding cobaltochelatase subunit CobN: MHRIPTQPGNWSASPSDIQQTPAPMVFLTAADTDIQTLAQAVTQLPANFPALRVCNWLKLSTPYSIDRYIEQTLSHANVIILRLLGGLDYWAYGVERLRELNAQVWVMPGDDQMDLSIFEQSHVPLHAVQYLHQYLRFGGVVNYRHALEFVASYSLNWPGYPPPPQPIPEWGTYDWGGKCLETAPGVGILFYRAHVLAGNTAVIDEFCRALQARNLQPFPYYIHTLTHPETRLAVERYYQEHPTQVLCVTTGFSVAQWRSEIPELELWQNLDVPVLQIILSTDEREIWHKEMRGLSPKDLAMQVALPEVDGRIITRAISFKTATQRHPDLETPIYSYQPVPDRVNFVADLAQAWVRLRTTPIPEQNIAIIFANYPTDDGRIANGVGLDTPASCIQVWQALHQAGYTVPPPLKNGDELMQRLTRLRTNDPESHSRNFEEFVPLSKYQHWLTTIPQSEAIIQRWGSPETIAEQGKIPIYGQRWGNLFIGIQPSRGYEQDPSLNYHSPDLEPTHHYLAFYYWLRYEFQAHAVIHLGKHGTLEWLPGKSVALSATCYPEIALGALPHFYPFIVNDPGEGTQAKRRAQAVILDHLTPPLTRAELYGPLLELETLVDEYYQAQALDPERLPWIGRRLEALLKKHHLLEELPILQEKMTHEIIEVIDNLDTYLCELKEAQIRGGLHIFGICPEGELLRDLLIAISRYPGANRLGLTQAIAQDWGWDFDPLDVSQVGEL; encoded by the coding sequence ATGCACCGCATCCCCACCCAACCCGGCAACTGGTCGGCCAGCCCCAGCGACATTCAGCAAACCCCCGCCCCAATGGTTTTTCTCACGGCGGCGGACACGGACATCCAAACCCTGGCGCAGGCGGTGACCCAACTTCCCGCCAATTTCCCAGCTCTGCGGGTCTGTAACTGGTTGAAACTCAGTACACCCTACAGTATTGATAGGTATATTGAGCAAACCTTAAGTCATGCCAACGTCATCATTTTGCGCTTACTAGGGGGATTGGACTACTGGGCTTATGGGGTAGAACGTCTGCGGGAATTGAACGCCCAGGTGTGGGTGATGCCGGGGGATGACCAGATGGATTTAAGCATTTTTGAGCAGTCTCATGTACCGCTCCATGCCGTACAATATCTGCACCAATACCTGCGTTTTGGTGGTGTGGTGAACTATCGCCATGCCCTAGAATTTGTTGCCAGCTACAGCCTCAATTGGCCGGGGTATCCGCCACCGCCCCAACCCATCCCTGAGTGGGGAACTTATGATTGGGGTGGAAAATGTTTAGAAACTGCGCCGGGCGTGGGCATTCTCTTTTACCGTGCCCATGTTTTAGCGGGAAATACAGCCGTTATTGATGAATTTTGTCGGGCATTGCAGGCCAGAAATTTGCAACCTTTTCCCTACTATATTCACACATTGACCCATCCCGAAACCCGTCTAGCAGTAGAACGTTACTATCAGGAACATCCTACCCAAGTGCTCTGTGTGACGACCGGGTTTTCCGTAGCCCAATGGCGCTCAGAAATTCCCGAATTAGAACTTTGGCAAAACCTAGATGTGCCCGTATTACAAATTATCCTGAGTACGGATGAACGAGAAATTTGGCACAAAGAAATGCGGGGATTATCCCCCAAGGATTTAGCGATGCAGGTTGCCCTTCCCGAAGTAGATGGACGGATTATCACCCGGGCGATTTCCTTCAAAACAGCGACCCAGCGACACCCGGATTTAGAAACCCCGATTTACAGTTATCAACCTGTACCAGACCGGGTCAATTTTGTTGCCGATTTAGCCCAGGCGTGGGTACGTTTGCGAACAACGCCAATTCCTGAGCAGAACATAGCAATTATTTTCGCCAATTACCCCACGGATGATGGGCGCATTGCCAATGGGGTGGGTTTGGATACTCCCGCCAGTTGTATTCAAGTATGGCAGGCTTTACACCAAGCTGGTTATACCGTGCCACCCCCCCTCAAAAATGGCGATGAACTGATGCAAAGATTAACCCGTTTACGCACCAATGACCCGGAATCCCACAGTCGTAATTTTGAAGAATTTGTGCCCTTATCTAAGTATCAACATTGGTTAACGACTATCCCCCAATCTGAAGCCATTATTCAACGATGGGGAAGCCCAGAAACCATCGCCGAACAGGGTAAGATTCCCATCTATGGTCAACGGTGGGGAAATCTATTTATTGGTATTCAACCCAGTCGTGGTTATGAGCAAGACCCCAGCCTCAATTACCATAGCCCCGACCTAGAACCCACACACCATTACTTAGCGTTTTATTATTGGTTACGGTATGAATTTCAAGCCCATGCGGTGATTCATTTGGGTAAACACGGAACTTTGGAATGGCTCCCTGGCAAAAGTGTGGCTTTATCGGCAACCTGTTACCCGGAAATTGCCCTGGGTGCATTGCCCCATTTCTATCCTTTTATTGTGAATGATCCGGGCGAAGGGACTCAGGCCAAACGCCGTGCCCAAGCGGTGATTCTTGACCATCTCACGCCCCCCTTGACCCGCGCCGAATTGTACGGGCCATTGCTCGAATTAGAAACTCTGGTGGATGAATACTACCAAGCCCAAGCCCTTGACCCGGAGCGATTGCCCTGGATTGGCCGCCGTTTAGAAGCATTATTGAAAAAGCATCATCTGCTGGAAGAATTGCCGATTCTCCAGGAGAAAATGACCCACGAAATAATCGAGGTAATTGACAATTTAGATACCTATTTATGCGAATTAAAAGAAGCCCAAATTCGTGGTGGATTACATATTTTCGGCATCTGTCCAGAGGGAGAATTACTCCGGGATTTGCTGATTGCCATCAGTCGGTATCCGGGAGCAAACCGTTTGGGACTCACCCAGGCGATTGCCCAGGATTGGGGCTGGGATTTTGACCCTTTAGATGTATCTCAAGTTGGGGAACTTTGA
- a CDS encoding DUF1232 domain-containing protein: MHPLVGFYRWYRDTLRHSPYRWLLLLGSVLYLLSPIDFAPDVFPFLGWIDDGILIAILAGELAVFLNREPQPKPPVSPTGTVIDVTAQTVEEDSSG; this comes from the coding sequence GTGCATCCCCTCGTTGGTTTTTACCGTTGGTATCGGGATACGTTGCGCCATTCCCCCTATCGTTGGTTGCTGTTGCTCGGCTCGGTGCTGTATTTGCTCAGCCCGATTGATTTTGCCCCCGATGTGTTTCCCTTTTTAGGATGGATTGATGACGGCATTTTGATTGCAATTTTGGCGGGAGAATTAGCTGTTTTTTTGAATCGGGAACCCCAGCCCAAACCACCCGTTTCCCCCACAGGAACTGTTATAGATGTGACCGCCCAAACAGTAGAAGAGGATAGCTCAGGATGA